A genomic window from Silene latifolia isolate original U9 population chromosome Y, ASM4854445v1, whole genome shotgun sequence includes:
- the LOC141629928 gene encoding putative F-box/FBD/LRR-repeat protein At1g78760 yields MAPKNRGKKGKQRTNKKASSEQREDKLSALPDDILIGIIARLPLPQAIATGSLSRRWHRLWTNRNTTIQITNRNYNCLLKFFTTFDDFMTYIITSPVIHSFSFEVFDVDNPWIWLPSFDSKLKQICERNVRELKVTFPIKYYGYGNHMIDFPNVVFRTQSLVSVEFCSTHGWRLPESINLPNIKNLTLYFCPSNCDWLEKLTKACPSLEEVSLSYEDHDCFCRTYFKHNSFSIECSHRNLRRLFINFEKSECLEFRINAPKIEYLSVRAPKSMIFTFEEEPIVLREANIEITTLHYRTYNAITSKFYEKISKVRVLSLHAFALDNFPTTLLRKATTLTLDMKRSNEAKMALSSFLELCPLLDALTLKFLDFGKNNRKWILPKPCHESGLPQSLKTVAFEAHWYTYFKPVKSLLNLIEYFLKRATCLEHFKVDARGCPNFESRSVESKQNTEFMFCNLLFHCPMTSIGCEVEFVGRFFKMSRKAGPKVTRSDGQVIPFSRLPRHIFDPLE; encoded by the coding sequence ATGGCTCCCAAAAATAGAGGAAAGAAGGGGAAGCAGAGGACGAACAAGAAGGCAAGCAGTGAACAAAGAGAAGACAAACTAAGCGCCCTTCCCGACGACATTCTTATTGGAATTATCGCCCGTCTTCCTCTCCCTCAAGCCATCGCCACCGGGTCCTTATCCCGTCGATGGCACCGTCTATGGACTAACCGTAATACCACTATTCAAATAACCAACCGTAATTACAACTGCTTGCTTAAATTCTTTACCACTTTTGATGATTTCATGACCTACATTATTACATCACCCGTCATCCATAGTTTCAGTTTCGAGGTATTCGATGTGGATAACCCTTGGATTTGGCTGCCTTCCTTTGATTCTAAGCTCAAACAAATTTGTGAGCGGAACGTCCGTGAACTTAAGGTAACATTCCCTATTAAGTACTATGGTTATGGTAATCATATGATTGATTTCCCAAATGTGGTTTTTCGCACGCAGTCGTTGGTGTCAGTTGAGTTTTGCTCAACGCATGGTTGGCGATTGCCTGAATCGATCAATCTTCCCAATATTAAGAATTTAACTCTTTATTTTTGTCCTTCAAATTGCGATTGGCTCGAGAAACTAACCAAGGCCTGTCCATCACTAGAAGAAGTGTCTTTAAGCTACGAGGATCATGACTGCTTTTGTAGGACGTACTTCAAACATAACTCGTTTAGTATTGAGTGTAGCCATCGAAATTTAAGACGTTTGTTTATAAACTTCGAAAAAAGCGAATGCCTTGAATTTCGTATTAATGCCCCCAAAATAGAGTACTTGTCTGTTCGAGCTCCAAAATCAATGATTTTTACCTTTGAAGAGGAACCAATTGTGTTGCGCGAAGCAAACATCGAAATTACCACCTTGCATTACCGTACATACAATGCAATAACGTCAAAATTTTATGAGAAAATTTCTAAGGTTCGGGTCCTGTCGCTCCATGCTTTTGCACTAGATAATTTTCCTACCACCTTGCTTCGAAAGGCTACTACCCTTACACTAGACATGAAACGGTCTAACGAGGCGAAGATGGCGCTGTCGTCCTTCCTGGAACTATGTCCTTTATTAGACGCTTTGACCCTTAAATTCTTGGATTTTGGAAAGAATAACAGGAAATGGATCCTCCCGAAACCTTGCCATGAAAGCGGCTTACCACAATCACTTAAGACAGTCGCGTTCGAAGCCCACTGGTACACTTATTTCAAGCCGGTGAAATCTTTATTAAATTTAATAGAGTATTTCTTAAAAAGGGCAACATGTTTGGAGCATTTCAAGGTTGATGCAAGAGGTTGCCCAAATTTCGAATCAAGAAGTGTAGAGAGTAAACAAAATACAGAATTCATGTTTTGTAATTTACTCTTCCATTGTCCTATGACTTCAATTGGGTGTGAGGTTGAATTCGTCGGGAGATTTTTCAAGATGTCTCGAAAAGCCGGCCCCAAAGTAACTCGTTCTGATGGCCAAGTTATCCCTTTTAGTCGTTTGCCAAGGCATATTTTCGATCCTCTAGAATAA
- the LOC141629930 gene encoding putative F-box/FBD/LRR-repeat protein At3g49030, whose amino-acid sequence MATTNENDRRSSNRSIDRLSYLPDDILIGIISLLPLQLAIATGTLSRRWRGLWSNTTSVDIAFRETYKIRNLDTTLKETMRQITSHFIHTFNIDFKKSFDLDYWAPLMDIIIRDVCNRNVHQLKVTWRDTSCWDNIYTLPSVIFQTQSLVSIELGSKSGSYDDWQFPEDSDTINLPNLKNLTIHFGRNYQWIEKLVKACPSLVKLSLDCWASNIDETLQSGTIVINAPNLEYLAIFAPKCITFSFEEEPIMLRETKIEFTDLHQYQSDIYEAISKVRILTIDISAVDALSTIIVVMANGKFY is encoded by the exons ATGGCGACGACGAACGAGAACGATAGAAGAAGTAGTAATCGAAGTATCGACAGGCTGAGCTATCTCCCCGACGACATTCTTATCGGAATTATTTCCCTTCTTCCTCTCCAATTAGCCATCGCTACCGGAACTTTATCCCGTCGATGGCGTGGTCTCTGGTCCAACACAACCTCTGTTGACATCGCCTTCCGCGAGACTTATAAAATACGTAATCTCGATACCACATTGAAGGAAACCATGAGACAAATTACCTCACATTTTATCCATACcttcaatatcgatttcaaaaaatCCTTTGATCTGGACTATTGGGCGCCTCTCATGGATATTATAATTCGCGACGTTTGTAACCGGAACGTCCATCAACTTAAGGTAACATGGCGTGATACTTCTTGTTGGGATAATATATATACATTACCAAGTGTTATTTTTCAAACGCAGTCGCTAGTGTCAATTGAATTGGGTTCCAAAAGTGGCTCGTATGATGATTGGCAATTCCCTGAGGATTCTGATACCATTAATCTTCCAAATTTGAAGAACTTAACCATTCACTTTGGTCGGAATTATCAATGGATTGAAAAACTAGTTAAGGCTTGTCCGTCACTTGTAAAATTGTCGTTAGATTGCTGGGCTAGCAATATCGATGAGACTTTGCAAAGCGGTACAATTGTGATTAATGCCCCAAATTTAGAGTACTTGGCTATTTTCGCTCCAAAATGCATAACCTTTTCTTTTGAGGAGGAACCGATTATGCTGCGTGAAACGAAAATTGAATTTACTGATCTTCACCAATATCAATCAGATATTTATGAGGCAATTTCTAAAGTAAGGATCCTTACCATTGATATTTCTGCAGTAGATGCCTTATCTACG ATTATCGTGGTCATGGCGAATGGGAAATTCTATTAA